From the Telopea speciosissima isolate NSW1024214 ecotype Mountain lineage chromosome 9, Tspe_v1, whole genome shotgun sequence genome, the window GTTGTATTTTAGGTAAATTTTAATTGCCTTACTTTAGGAGATTTTGTTCTCTTGTATATACATACACCTTGCATCAATTCGATGAAGATATAGAAATTCAATCCCATATTGCCTTTTATCAATACTTATATAACAGCTGAAGTGACAATTGTGCACATAACTTTGactttattttattacttttaaaCAATAGATATTAATTCGTTTTCTCTTAAGTTCTCTTTAATTAGAACTAAGACTCCGTTTGTTTCCatgtaatagaaaaaaaaaatcttgtaatattagattttgttttgtttatttagataaaaattttacaaagaaacaaacaggaacaaaatgaaaataacAAAGATATATTTAGACTGGCCAAATTTTGAAATCCTAGTTGAAACTTTTGGATTTAAAATATAAAGTTACTGGTTGAAATATCATTAATTCATATCTATATTCCTCACACATAACAAAAGATACAACTTGGGCGTGATAAAAATACTATTTCTTGCATTTCCATTGGCTTATATGAAGTGTCAAGAAATAAGTATAGTTTATAATTTGAAGTGTTTGATGTTAGTATGTTTACCTGCCTTACCTTACCCATATTCTCATGGGAACTTTTGCCTTTATCTAAGCCAACTTACCTTTTATAACCCAAAACCTGCTCTTACCCAATGGacacaaaaatattaaaaaatagagTTAGATAGATGATGGATGATAATGCACAAAGCTATTattaaatttcttaaaataattatttcttAACTAAGACTCTGTTTGTTTTCACATAAAAGaccaaaaacaaataaacaaacgtagaagaaaattttataacaAAAGAAACAGGGCTAATGAAGGTAGATTTAATCCTAATATCTCACTTCAACAAGTGAAGACCCTTAGTTGGTTTTGCAAGCAATATGATTTGACATCTTAAATATCGGATAGGTAAGAAATTCCAAAGGCATGTTATATGTCAAATTGAGTTACTTTAATTTTAAAGTATGACTCACTATATATGAggttttttcctttgtttttttcagTAGTTTATATTACACGACATGAAAAAGACAAATTAGTTCAAAATTTAATACATAGTTAATTGATATCTAAGTGTCCATTGATTTTGTTTGCTAACCTACCTAGCTCATGACAGTTATAGACATGCAAGATAGGGTTTCTGCAATGAACATGTATGAAGCATGCCCTTATCATCATCGGggagaaacagagaaaagaataagaagaagatgatggtgacAACGACGACAACAACGATGAcgaagagagagggggaggggggggaaggagaagaaacacTATCAAGTGATAAGTTAGGTGGGATCCAAATTTTACAAACATAGGCTTAGTTCGGCCCACCTATTTATTAAGttcgaattttttaaaattttgctGCTTGCAAAACAAAGAAAGTAGTTGGAAACATTTAATTAGGTTCTACCTTATTGGAAGTGAAGTGAAGGGAAGGTAagacaaattaaaataaaaataaaataatttttaattattactaCTAATGATGgtataactaatttaaaagcaTATTAAACAAAGCAActaatttttacttttttttttcaatcaaattccTTAGACATTCAATAGAAAAATATGAGAAGGTTGAGgatttgatttgaaaagtaCAATTTATATATTTGATCATATTTTAGATTAATTATAtaatcatgattacaaaattatttttttttctaaattaatTTTTCTTCACTTGCAAAAAGGACAAAGCTTAAAGATAAATTACTTCATGTGCCAAATGAAAAAATTCAAGGCACCATTAGGTGCATAAGTTTAACTAACAACCAAGCTGATAAATGGAGATTTCCTTAGTCAGTAGCATTTGTTTACCAGGTTACTCACCAAGAAAATCTATTCCCTACATTCAAGGGTTTCATGGAATTTACAATGAATCGCAACCCTTTATCTATTTACTTCTAGGGACAGCGTTCTTTGTTGGGAGCCCTGGAGCCATGCGTGCACGGCAGCCAATGAGTTAGAACGCACCCGTTGGCATCTCAGGAACGGAATTTCCACCTATTATGGGGGGCGagatgatcattttgccccttaTCCCCACTCTGTCTGAATatggcccccccccccccccccccggaacATTTTCCCTTACTTCAATTTAGAGACATTGGACCAAACCATAACCTTAATAATGCATGATGAAGACAGGTTTCAATGTCAAGTCTAAATTATAACTTACAACTACCCATTGACTTTACTGTTGGAATAAGATATCCCCTCAAATTAACTATTCATAGAAGCAGATAGATCTTTAGAACAAAAATTTCCGACTCCCTAATGATTAGTGAAGCAACCGATAAACTTCCATGTCACTTCTTGTCATTGCTAGATATCAATGAAGAACTTTCGAGAAAGTTTTTTGTGAGATTTTTTCATCAATTATGATTTGACGTTATGATTGAACTCCTAAATGGTGAATGCAATCATTAAGTTCCATTCCCTATTTTAGAAGGTCCgaaatattctctttttttttaatccaattggTGGATCAAATCCAGTAGATCAAGAGGTCTCGGTCCAAAATTTCTCTCGCTTCAAGTCTGACCCATAGTTAAAACAGGagtaacaaaagaaaaaaaaaaaaaaaaaaaactctattcAGTATAGTGTGTTTGAAACTACTCAGAATTCGAATGGAAAGGTCTAACATTTCAATAATaacaagaaaaagggaaaataaacgATATGAGTTTTAAatgtttagatttgaaaaatacTGGACCAAAAATATGACAATATACAcacataaaattttaaaacaaactCATGTCTTactaatttaatattaattaaagggatttttttattaacatCCCTCAAGTTATCAAATAacttgtaaccttacttttttttgaCCTTTTAGTATGATACATGTTATTTTAATGAGGGTAATAGTATCAATTCACATGTGTGCTCGAAAAATAATCATAACGACGCCACCTTTgataataacataatgatatgtcTAATATTTTGCTTTCAACTTATTTTAGAAAACACTTTTATGCTCCTATCCTAAAAATCTTTtgataataaaacaaaaggtaatTAAAGGAAGGTGTTCTTCCTTTTGATAATAATACATCTATAGAAGTGTTCTTCACACACTCCCAATACTAAATACTTTATaagtgtcatttttttttcataaaaatatgGAATTAACAAAATTGGAATCCTGATCGATTGGAACGACCAATTTGGATCAGAATTGGTCAAGCTGTTAAACCTGTGGCGACCAGAACCAAGTGACTCTGTTGGTGCTGCTTATCTAGAGAACAAAGCATGGGTTGTGGGCTTATGCATGATGCTGAAGTTTTAATGGACTGACCAAGGGaagcccaggcccaggcccaggcccagtaATTGTTATTACTTCAGAGCTGGATCGACAACCCTTGAAGGGCCTTTCTAAATAaaggagagggttctttgagcaagtagtttagaggagcacaccaatgaagTACGGTGGAACGATTTCGTACATAGGAGGACAGTGAGGTCATTTcaggtgaagagagagagagagagagagagagcgctaGTGTATCttctgttggaatttttcaaaatattggtgtgggactttagtcccacatcggctgtGAAGAAGGAGTTTGTTTGGCTTATATGTGATAGTGGTCATTTATAACATGTTATGTTTAGAAGAGATTCTAAGGTGCACTTGCGAGGATGGTCCGAGagcaatgtggcgctttgatggcaCACTTTACACGCTCAGTCATGTGAGCCCAATGGTGGTGACCCAATAAATAGCCCACGAATTGGTATAACAACTCTTACAAtttcaagtgattactgtctctgcaaattGGAATTGATGGAGGTTCGATTCGGGAcgaatttataaaaataaaatggaaccattaaaaaaaaaaggcaagagaATCTCACTTTCTAgttgttgttttcttctttggatcaccaaaacacaagaaaaaaaaaaaaaaaaaaaaaataaagaaaacttaTTGTTTTCCCCAAATCTACAAGTTTCTTTACACAAAAACACCAAACATCTTAAGATATGAAGAGATGTATCTTCTTTtccatttcattttcctttgctCTAGCTGAACTCCTACCTGTTTCGAATCGATCGAGACCAATCCATTGCCCAATTCCAATTAaagtaatatttatttttcctcCCCTCCACCcatccaattcctcacatgggggtggaaatgaccaccctaccccctgtccAAAAACACTGCTTAAAGTGGGGTCCACTTCCCtgtattagaggaattggaggaattggaggtgtacgcgaattggaggtgataattatccccctcccccccaattTTCATGGAGCTGTGGTTAATTAATAAGAGTAGAAAGGAACATTGAGgaataaacaaaatatatattatttgggTAGTATCATACATTACAGAGAATGACATGACAAAGTCCTAGTCCTTGATCTTAATATATAAGAATATAATGTATCTATTAAGtaacaaataattaattatattagGAAGGGGGCAAGGACAGTCTTCATTAAATTATCAGACACAATTTGACTAGTTCTCTCAGTAGGGTGGAAGGAATCCCAGAAAACGTATTTGTTGGCATCCACACAGGTGAAGGGGTTGTAACTATCACATAAGTATCCCATTTCAAACAATCCTGTTCCACAGCACGCCACTGCTGCATTCTCAAAtcctgtcaaaaaaaaaaatatatccaaTTTTGATCACTCATTCATAAAAgaaacaattttattttcacaatcaaaagagagagagagagaagtgaaaaATGTAAGTTGCATAGTCAGTCCTATGATGGATATGAAAAATGTTGGTACCCCTCAACCATCACTGGTTaattttcaacccaaaacaatTAGGTTAATGATGAAACTCATTGTTTCAGGAATCCAATCATAGTGCATTATAAATGTGGCATACTTGGGGGACGAGGTTCCTGCCACTACATGGTCTAGAATCGATATCCGGTCGGACGATTTGTATTGGTATTGATAGATCGAtactgatacgatatcgatCCAAGGGCACTAACCATGGGTAAAAATGTACTTCAaaccaaattttattgaaatttagGGATAAAACTGTCTGATCCAAACCGATACAAATCGATCCAAAAACCCTGGTCTGGAGAGGGTTGTCATAAAATACACAACGTTTCCCCCGATTCAAGGAGAGGATGTTTACCAACTCGAAACCAcaaccactaggttgcaatggagcaacaaTCATAGTGCCATATGTTGGGTAATAATtacaaagaagaagattttcCTCACCTGTAGTGATGAGAGAATCTCTCCAACCCTGTGATGTGACCCCCTAATTCAACCATATAAAGGTATGAATAGGGATGAAAATTAATGATGAATTTTACCATTTTAGGAGTTCAATCATAATATCAAATCACcatagatgaagagattctctctttgcACTAGTAACACAAATTTGCCAATTataaaagtttctattttaggttTCATACGCAGTTCGAGGTATGGGTATTGTATCGGCTGATATGTATTGgtattactatttttttttggtaatatattgATATTGCTAATACTTGATACCGATACTATACCATAATAAtgggaccaggatcctctgcagtaccgccaggtgtgcggtgcacatcttgaggcacagcagaggccatgtgtgccatgtgatGTGCACCGCACACCCGACGGTACtatagaggatttttatcccataataatgGTATCCATATAGGGGAGGATCgattcctctacttccgcctacCCGATACTACCGtgtgccccacacacaagcgTGGCAaaaagtaccgccttacccccgttCGGGCAAAacactcgggcaggggtaagacagTATATTccaccttgcttgtgtgtggagCACACACGGCAGTAGTGGCAAACGAAAGTAGAGGAGTCCGATTGTATAGGAGAAGGTAAAATGGTAATATTTTGAGAGACAAAACGGTCTGGCCGGATCTGACCCAATATTGGCGATCCGTATAGGTACCCGTACcattatacatatttttttttggtcacaGGCACTGTTATACATTTGTGTCATctaatttcactttccttccatTCCTTCTCGTTATTCATGCCATGGCCCAGTCCTAGCTACCGCACTCTCTGGTGCCGTCACGCAGGGATTGTGACTCACTGAGCCAAACCCTTGTGATCTGTGAACTTACTTTTTCTAAtgccacagagagagagagagagagagagagagagagagagagagagagagagagttaccaAAAAACGAAGGGTTTTGAATGATCTCAAGAACTAGGTCGTAAGGGTTAGAGAAGACCAACTTGATCTCCGGCAGCTCCATAATTAACCTGAGCACCAACCATTGAAGCTTCATATTAAATTCCTTAGCCACATCATTGTACTTCTCAATGCACTCATTCCCAGCCATCACATTCGTAGTTCTCTCCAAAGGCAAACAACCCATAGGAACTAACCCACTTAGTGATATCTTCCTTGCTCCAAGCCTATACAATTCCCTCACAAAATTCTCTGCAATTCCTATCAAAAAATCCTCGTACTGACCAACGTTGAACTGCGATGACCGGCCGCCGGGGATTGTGTAGTAATTCTCGAGGAAGTCATTAGTTCCTATACTTATCAAATACAATGCTTCCTTTAATATCAAATTCGCCTTCTCCATCCCAAGATATTTCCTCAATCTTCTCTGGTACACCTTGTAGTACATTATCTCCTTCCATAATGGTATCACATTCTGTgaacacaaaaaacaaacatcattgctctgataccatgtaaataaatatccaacccaaaaacTCGAGCTCGAACTCGATCACAAGTATATGAGGGGACAAAATGGATACATACCAAGACATTGGAGGTGGAATTATCGTAGCCGGTTCCGGCGGAAGCGAAACAAACTCCGGTGGCGAAATCCTTTATAGTGAATTCTGGATCTAAGTAAGCAGGAATGGAGGGTTTGAGACCAAAAGCTTCAGAGATGAAATCAGGAGGGATTCTACCATTGGAGAAACGACCTGTGGGTTGGCCACCTTGAAAATCACGACCATATGGATTGTGATTGCTCTTCAAGATAGTTTGGATGTGATTATTGTTTCCTGAATCCACTGATGAGTCTCCAAAGACTATTATTGCAGGTACTTTGGCTCTGCTAATTGGTAATGCTGATACTGTTAATACtaagaagataaagagaaagagacaatTCATTTTCTTATGTGAAGGTGAAGCTACTACCAAGCTTGTTGCTGCCTTCATTATTTCTATAAGAAAAGTTTGTGATCAATTATTAGGTTAGATAGGTGGAGAATGAGAAGCTGGGGCCTGATGGAGTAGATGTTCGTTGGGAATTTTAATTGCTGCTGTATTGTTATATAATATTGTTTatccttttgaaaaaaaaagaaaaagtaatgaaaagatggatagggaaaattatctctttcCCATTACCTCTAATTAGGGGGTGTGGACCCCATCCAGGTAGAGTGTTCGGGtaggagtagggtggtcattgcatttCCATTGGTTGGGGGATTGGGGAATTAGGCAGGGcaaggaactggaggggataaagatctagATGGACAATGCATGATTATACATATCAGTTTCGGATAAGGCCGATCTATATCGGTATCCACCATATTCAATATCGATACATGTTCGATCCTGTATCATCGGGTGTATCGGCCGATCCATTTCTACATCTGCCATACTCAATTTCGATACATGTTCAATACAACTGATATTTATAAGTATCGACAAAGACAGATATGGATCCCGATACCAATatttataaccatggttatatatATTAGTGTTTTTATCCATCTTGGCTGATATCAATACGATATTGATATGGCTCGGTTGGAATTGGGCCGCATTAGGCCGCTATCAAGCGTAATTCAAAAAGGAACTACTTTTTGGTCAATGCACCCGatccgtatcaatatcatattaGTCTCGGGCTCTGACAATATTGATATGTATTGACCAATATAttaatacgataccgatacttggAACCATGGGATAGAGCATGAAAATAAATCTCAGTATTGTATCAACTTATCAGTAGTATATATCGATATCGGGTCTAGCTGATATTGATACCGAGCTGATGTGGTTTGACCAATATGGTCCATatgtgattttttctttcataaaagaaaaaacataataataataaaataaaatggcaggagatctctacttgatcacatggtctctacacaagtgtctgggCCCGATGAATATGGCTGATCCATACTAGTATGTATATAAAATATGGATACAGTGATTTAAATcaatgtgtgagagagagagagagagataatcaGCTAATTTATGAGACTCTGAAGACCTTATAACTCTGGAACTAGTTTTGGAAACGAATAATGAAGCtggtaaaaataaaattgaatgaAGTTCATTTACTTTACAGGTAAGAATTAAGAAGCAGCAAGCAAGGAAACTGGAAAGTAACACGGTTAACTAATTTTTGTGGCATTTAAATGCCTATACACTGTTTTATACCTGTTTAATTTATGGGAACTGTTCTCGATCTGCATGGGAGTGCAGGGGCCATTTGCACACGGCAGTCAATGAAAGCACTGACTGATGCATTGGAAGCGAAAATTCCATCATTCATGGGGGGTGGGTCACCGGACAGTCATTTTCGCCCCCACCGGCCCTAAATGTTTCTGGGCGTGGCCCCTGAGTTCCATTTAGGAAACTTCTCtccttaatttatttaatttttgggggAAGGAATTCTATATTATCacccaatagtccaatacacAAGACCAGGATCTTGTCGATCCGTATAATGTGTTTCACATCTATATTGCTACGTGGGTCCTCCAACCTCTTAAATCTTTCGAGAAGGGTATTGCGTTGAGAAATTATTCTTGACGTACGCTATAATATTGCAACCAACCCTACCCACCATGACGGAaaaacttttttcttctttagatGTGGCCATTTTCATCTATGTAGGCATATATTGCAAATTTTTTACCACGTGCTGTTGATCTTACAACAGGTTGGTGAAGGATCGATTTAGAGTGGAATCATGACAACacatgttattggtgaagcctgatcttaATCCAGAAAGTGCTATGGTGATTCTTTGGCAGGTTGTTTTGTCTTCGAAACACGtaaaaatggccaaaaaatGCATACATCAGCTTTGTAAGCATTGACTCCTTTAGAGCttgtcgagatcttcgatttgatgtgtatttcgacatatgttggtTTAGGTTGATCTGaatcaaatcgggtgggtctctaggggtagttctgtactttctaggttagggttttcttatattaTGTTgctatctctttgagagatgtgagaTTGAGGATTTGTATTTTTGCTTCACAGAAGTATTGAAATCGTTCTATTGCTCGGTCGTGGATGTCGCCTTctttcttgggggtgaaccataTACATCTTATCTTGTgcttgttcttttttttctgtcttTGTTTTCCTTCTGCAAAATTGTTGTTCTGGACGTTGTGAACGGCAATTTTGCTAACGACACACGAGGAACTAAGTTATGGTTGTAAATATGAGTAAGAGTGTTAAATGGTGCAATTTCGATTAAATGGTGTAGTTCAATTAGATTCACGATGTCAAACgtataaatcaaaatcaaatcgttTATCAAATGGTTTCATATAATGAAGCCAAAATTGAACTGTTTATTAAACgatttcaaaatcaaaccgtttttctttcaaattattttgaaatctCTTTTTACCCTActtacaaaaattttgagaatatggcaAAGGGCAATGAAAAGAAGttaagttctaaatacacaCACCTATAGCGATTTCTAGACTCAAGCTTAAACTATCATTGTGtaccaaaccctaattaagTCGTGACAAGGCCCTTGTTTAATATGCCTGCCAATGGTTAAAATGGTCAAATTAACCCCAAATCAAATACCTAATATAATGTCATATCACATATTTAGATGGGGTTAATGGATGATCAAGAATGCCCATTGCCTAGGTTGGTGACCTCCATTGCAATTAGGAGGAATGCCCAGATAACCCAATTTTTGACCGATCAgttgatacgtatcggtatcagtcatctatcaatatcaatatgtATCGACTCATACATCGAAGATGATACCATACCGATATCTTTATCTCTAAGACCTTGTTTGGAATAGTATTGTCTCTTCTCCAAATTCAAAATGGTTGCACTCTTGGAAACAAAGCAAGTATAAGAAACTATGAGGAAGACAAGTAAAGCACCTTTAAAAGAGTATTTGTAGTATTACCTAGCTTGTTCTTTAATGTGTTTTTGTTGTGTGGGTGAGAGATTTTTAAAGCTTAACTGAAAAGAAGAGGCTGGACCGTTGGGTCGTATAATTTGAtgtgaaagtaagaggaaagagacgCAAAGAATAGGGCAGGCATAGACATATCGAAGGACCTTCCACAAGTCCAACATCCACTTCCCCCCCACCGATGCCGCCGAAAGAGATGGTGTTGTATTCATTAGGGGCACAAGCCACCCAGTTCCTGGAAAACGACTTAGATGACctgtgagagagacagagagagagagagagaatgcaacAATAACGGAGGCATTAGTTTCCCTCTCTTTTAATGTGGCTCACACTTCAACTCCAACCGGTAACTATCTCCCTTCCATCCTCCATGAGGGCATGAGGCCCCATAAAGAAAGCAAGgcagagaaaaagagagagagaccaacTCAGGTTCTCGTACGCGACTGACTCTCTTGAATTTCATCTAGGGATGTAAGTTTGGTCTTGTCGGTTCGAGTccgccctgagcctgaacagggctTGGACTGGAATTTTCAGCCCTAAAAGTGGGTTAgaattgaaattttcaggcccgAAGTCAAGGTCAGgttgggccaaggttgaggtTTCGGGCTAAACCAAGCCCGACCTGGCCcagtgttaggttatgctttacaatttattggtTACATTTTGTAAagttttgtttagtatctaattatcaattggtttattaaaaaaaaaactaattatctattgaacaaaagtatttaaaatttttaaattgaagtaaattttttaattcaaagaaaagtctaatagtcaattgaataTGAAACAAATCAATACTCAATCACATGAGACTGGTCAATCAGCATTAATCAAGCCCTAGtaaaaatcaaggtcaatcaaggccaacccgAACCAACCTGGCCCGATTAGGGAGAATCAGGGCCAGGTTGGTCTGGACTGAGCCCAATAGGATTGGACCTATAATGACatatctcagcccgacctaAGATCGGATTAGGTTTGAGTTGAACTAAGAAGACCCAAGGTTGGACTAGAGTTTTTAAAAACCCGATCCTATTTCATCCCTAATTCCATCTGTGCGCCCTTAGGTGTGCGAGAATGGTTCTCGTGTGAGAACTCGAGCCAGcctagagagagaaagagagatctaGTTGGTTATTGAATAAAACTTGAGATTTGGCTTTTGTTTTTCCACGCAGAGTGAGATTTCATATCTATTTCGCAATTAGAATATTGGAgtcatttctgaactttttgttttctttgaatCCATCCAATATAATAAGAAGAAAGTTTGTCTTCACCCTACACTAGAGGGAATCAGGTTCATAATTATCACCCTATTTTCATCCATCCAACTGTTATAAAGTGATGGAATTCCTTCACGTGGGTGAAGAAAGAGACAAACACGTCTCATATGATAATTGGCCAGCCGCACCACGTTTCTTGGAAAAGAATTAAATTACTAGTACACAATAATATTGTGACTTAGATACCATgttgtaagggtgtcaatctggAAGTGAAACCGTTTACCCAAATCAAAACTATCCACTCAAAATTGTATTGAATCGCACCATTGCAAAAATGGTATGGTATGGTATGGTATGATATGATCAAACGGTATTGATCACGGTATGATATGATAATGGTTTTTACGATCATATCGTCGATATGTACCAAAATTGTACTGTTTTACTAAATTTATATCGTAAACGTATCGTTTTGGGGTGTAAACATGCaaaaatgaaaccgtaccatttTTGTATCGTATGCATACCATTTTCATATTGTTTATATACTATTTTCATATACATACCGTTTATAAAAATCGAATTTATACAATTTTTTGTATCGTATATATGTCATTTTCTTACCGTATCGAAACCATATCATATATATACCGTTTTATATATCGTTTTCATACCATGCCGAAACCATACCGTAGCGGTACGATTGCGATATTGAAAATAGGATTGCTAAACGATACGGTACAGTATCGAtattgggtacctatttttgATACCGTACCGTATTATTGAAACCATACTAGTTGACAAGCCCACCATATTGTAACACCCTCAAATCCGAGTAAGATATGAGTGCAGGTCTTTGCGGGCCACTGTTAAATAACAAATCTATCTACCGCCTGTCACTATTTGTATATACATATCCAAAATTCATCCTTCTAGTTCCATGAATCCATTCTAGCATCATGATATTGTCCTTTCATTATGTATATTTCCAAATGaaatttccattatttttttttattaactttaaataaataatatactTATAGCTCGATTGAATGAAATACAacatttaaatcaaaatttcaaatttctcaAAATTTGAACCATTTGAACACCATGCTATCtctaaaatattaaaatttctaAAATCACACTTGGTAAACTTACCCATCTCCGGGTCCTGTCGAAGTCCGAACCCACCAATACTTGGCAGTACCAACAAGgaattttattagtttaatcTGGGTATGGGGTATTACATTCTCCCCCCTTAgtaaaattttgtcctcgaaatttacacGTAGCTATTCATAAAAGAGATTGGGGTATCTAGACCTCATGTCCTCCTACAACGTCTCTGGTGCTAGCAGTGTCGTCTCGCCTACCTCATCTCGACACACGGGGGATCTGCACTCCCAGCCATAGAGGGCCTCATTGGGTCTCATACCAGTGGTGGCCTGATAACTTCTATTATAGGCGAACTCCATCAAAGGTAAATTATTGTCCCAAGTACCCTTCAGGTCTAAGCTACATGCTCTCAGTATGTCCTCTAACATCTTTATAGCCCTCTCTGTCTGACCATCTTTCTGTGGATGGAATGCTATGCTGAAACTGAGCTATGTACCCATCTCCCTCTGTAAAGTCGGTCAGAAACGTAAAGTGAATCTGGGATTTCTGACTATCTCATCCACATACAACTGAGCTAATCTATCTAATGAGTATTCTGGTGGGTAGGAAATGAGACGACTGTCATCCTATCAGCTATGAGCCATACTGTCTCATGCCCTCTGCTAGTACTGGGCAATACTAGAAAACCCCTAATATAGGTCCAAGCACCcgcaagaaaaagaaacaaccCTAGGAGTAGGGCCGATtgttggagccttagtttacTTTTTGCAAATGATACCGTCAAGGGAATTTGATCCACTAATCATCCAACGGTTCGAACTCGATTgactcattttttttccttctcgacatcagcaccgttggatgtcacatcttccacatgtcaa encodes:
- the LOC122641049 gene encoding GDSL esterase/lipase At4g26790 — translated: MNCLFLFIFLVLTVSALPISRAKVPAIIVFGDSSVDSGNNNHIQTILKSNHNPYGRDFQGGQPTGRFSNGRIPPDFISEAFGLKPSIPAYLDPEFTIKDFATGVCFASAGTGYDNSTSNVLNVIPLWKEIMYYKVYQRRLRKYLGMEKANLILKEALYLISIGTNDFLENYYTIPGGRSSQFNVGQYEDFLIGIAENFVRELYRLGARKISLSGLVPMGCLPLERTTNVMAGNECIEKYNDVAKEFNMKLQWLVLRLIMELPEIKLVFSNPYDLVLEIIQNPSFFGFENAAVACCGTGLFEMGYLCDSYNPFTCVDANKYVFWDSFHPTERTSQIVSDNLMKTVLAPFL